A region of Moorena producens PAL-8-15-08-1 DNA encodes the following proteins:
- a CDS encoding NAD(+) kinase, translated as MPKAGIIYNDLKPMACSVAEELHNQLRTAGWEVCMATGVGGILGYSSPQSPVCHTPMEKLAPPGFDDQMAFAIVLGGDGTVLAAFRQLAPQGIPLLTVNTGHMGFLTETYVNQLPSVLEQVMAQEYVIEERSMLSVQILRDERIWWEALCLNEMVLHREPLTSMCHFEVQIGHHAPVDIAADGIIVSTPTGSTAYSLSAGGPVLTPEVPVLQLLPICPHSLASRALVFADTEQLTIFPATPNSMVMVVDGNGGCYVIPEDKIKVKRSPYSARFIRLQAPEFFRVLREKLGWGLPHIAKPTSVELP; from the coding sequence ATACCAAAAGCAGGCATTATCTACAACGACCTTAAACCAATGGCTTGTAGCGTTGCTGAAGAGTTGCACAACCAATTGAGGACTGCGGGTTGGGAAGTGTGTATGGCGACAGGGGTTGGGGGAATTCTGGGTTATTCGAGTCCTCAATCACCAGTGTGTCATACACCGATGGAAAAACTAGCCCCCCCTGGTTTTGATGACCAGATGGCTTTCGCAATTGTATTGGGGGGAGATGGTACAGTACTAGCGGCTTTTCGCCAATTGGCTCCCCAAGGGATCCCTTTGCTAACGGTCAATACAGGTCACATGGGTTTCTTAACAGAGACCTATGTCAATCAGTTGCCTTCTGTCTTGGAACAGGTCATGGCACAAGAGTATGTTATAGAAGAACGATCCATGCTTTCTGTGCAAATCCTGCGAGATGAGAGGATTTGGTGGGAGGCACTTTGTTTAAATGAAATGGTATTGCACCGGGAACCGTTGACGAGTATGTGCCATTTTGAGGTACAAATAGGACATCACGCACCAGTGGATATTGCAGCTGATGGTATAATTGTATCAACACCGACTGGCTCTACTGCCTATTCTCTAAGTGCTGGAGGACCAGTATTAACTCCTGAGGTGCCGGTGTTGCAACTGTTGCCCATCTGTCCCCATTCTTTGGCATCTCGGGCATTAGTCTTTGCCGACACAGAGCAATTAACCATTTTTCCCGCTACTCCCAATTCGATGGTGATGGTAGTTGATGGCAATGGTGGTTGCTACGTAATACCAGAAGATAAAATAAAAGTTAAGCGATCGCCTTACTCCGCTCGATTTATCCGTTTGCAAGCACCAGAGTTTTTCAGGGTTTTGCGAGAAAAGTTGGGGTGGGGATTGCCGCACATTGCTAAACCGACCTCTGTGGAGTTGCCTTAG
- a CDS encoding septal ring lytic transglycosylase RlpA family protein, which yields MNEKIWGGITVSVLTTVLGATISIPVSSAETVTQTVTGNSDAQLAEELPSSATAAIEKLPAQPTPEFQVAEFPEQLRTAKPDEIITNIYAYELAGRQAATLYVRSIPVLTFLGSQEINADPTKDIVATEVEKIATPSSVAPGNATISDANGSENDSIRRAQVVAARINELHGNNVNAESITVRWNGSYKSYSIQVNGEELVEVDENTILPDTTKDLAEDALQATNRLRRLIGYAPPLKEIADLPPAPKPRTVQKVARSTTRRRVRSQMRGMASWYGPGFHGRRTASGERFNQYALTAAHRTLRFGTRVRVTNMRNGRSVIVRINDRGPHSRNRVIDLSRAAARVIGVERSGTAAVRLEVLY from the coding sequence ATGAATGAAAAAATTTGGGGTGGCATCACCGTTTCTGTGCTAACAACAGTTCTCGGTGCAACAATATCAATTCCTGTCTCATCTGCTGAGACAGTTACTCAGACTGTGACAGGAAATTCTGATGCTCAACTGGCAGAAGAATTGCCATCTAGCGCAACTGCAGCAATAGAAAAACTACCAGCTCAGCCAACACCAGAGTTTCAAGTGGCTGAGTTTCCAGAGCAACTGAGAACTGCTAAACCTGATGAAATCATTACCAATATTTATGCTTATGAACTTGCAGGACGTCAGGCAGCTACACTGTATGTCCGTAGTATTCCTGTTCTGACTTTCCTAGGTTCACAGGAAATCAATGCTGACCCTACCAAAGACATAGTTGCTACTGAGGTTGAAAAGATAGCAACTCCGTCTTCTGTTGCCCCAGGCAACGCTACGATATCGGATGCGAATGGGTCAGAAAATGATTCAATCCGGCGGGCTCAAGTGGTTGCTGCTCGGATCAATGAACTTCATGGCAACAATGTCAATGCTGAGTCAATCACTGTCCGTTGGAATGGTTCCTACAAAAGCTACAGCATCCAAGTCAATGGCGAAGAATTAGTCGAAGTTGATGAGAATACAATTCTGCCAGATACCACCAAAGACCTGGCTGAAGATGCTCTACAAGCTACTAATCGATTGCGAAGGCTGATCGGTTACGCTCCCCCTCTCAAAGAAATTGCGGACTTACCGCCAGCGCCAAAACCACGAACAGTACAGAAAGTAGCTAGGAGTACCACTCGTCGGCGAGTAAGAAGTCAGATGAGGGGTATGGCTTCATGGTATGGTCCAGGTTTCCATGGCCGCCGCACTGCCAGTGGTGAGCGATTTAATCAATACGCCCTGACTGCTGCTCATCGTACCTTGCGGTTTGGGACTAGGGTGCGGGTGACTAACATGAGAAATGGTCGCTCCGTCATTGTGCGAATTAATGACCGTGGACCGCACAGCAGAAATCGCGTTATTGACCTTTCCAGAGCAGCAGCCCGAGTTATCGGAGTTGAAAGATCTGGCACTGCTGCTGTGCGTCTAGAGGTTTTATATTAA
- a CDS encoding DUF6930 domain-containing protein, which translates to MSALNRNTRRRLNKLQQTSSVWEGDRRPLSVIGNNHQPDGEGHNDCILWVDGSEGIVRAMDLVSPTMGPEAIVRALMQAMEHPQSPARPGRPSKIVVRNREIQFFLRGVLQGLDIGIDYVPNLPLIDELFRGFEEMAATRQPQLPPKYADLLIEKAYEIWHEAAWEVVADHQIISIELNRWDVETLYVSVMGMLGMEYGVLLYRSWDSLKRFRSSVLADDSWEKMEQAFLGQDCLFLTFGRFGDDTEDEDEEDDIDLADFPVSEIVPGFGTVHPLEGMRPYLYEEEAIAIYVALEGIQRFVHDYHEQLDDENLPKIGKRYRIPVPLEPKSTVSVKVNTHPDLADELLEMALESEEDDFDSESMTIPLRDDLVPKDAFLKLGMMSWDAIESIRSGVKSYQSQNIKAIGEGMPVILIQTTRPKAQVLIEQIETAGGLKGICFNSGEDPFEGTRYDLGIIQTENSSLYLLGEFSETDTNHAAARQQWEEGCENQGYCGLVIARGLAGASRGNPKPRDMMALFEARSLSTTDLGIAILKAEPSITEPPF; encoded by the coding sequence ATGTCTGCTTTGAATCGCAATACTCGTCGTCGGCTCAATAAATTACAACAGACTTCCAGTGTGTGGGAGGGAGACCGCCGTCCCCTGTCAGTTATTGGTAACAATCATCAGCCAGATGGTGAGGGTCATAATGATTGCATTCTTTGGGTGGATGGCTCAGAAGGCATCGTGAGGGCAATGGATTTAGTATCACCAACCATGGGACCAGAAGCGATTGTTCGTGCCCTTATGCAAGCCATGGAACATCCCCAAAGCCCCGCCAGACCAGGACGACCCTCAAAGATTGTTGTTCGTAACCGAGAAATTCAGTTTTTTTTGCGAGGTGTCCTTCAAGGGTTAGACATTGGCATTGATTATGTACCCAATTTACCCTTGATTGACGAACTGTTTCGGGGATTTGAGGAAATGGCGGCTACTCGACAACCCCAGCTACCACCTAAGTATGCTGACCTACTTATAGAAAAAGCCTATGAAATTTGGCATGAAGCTGCTTGGGAAGTAGTGGCTGATCATCAGATTATCTCGATTGAATTAAATCGCTGGGATGTGGAAACCCTATACGTCTCAGTAATGGGTATGCTGGGTATGGAGTACGGCGTATTACTATATCGCTCCTGGGATTCCCTGAAACGGTTCCGATCATCAGTGCTGGCAGATGACTCGTGGGAAAAGATGGAACAAGCTTTCTTAGGACAAGATTGCTTATTTTTAACCTTCGGGCGGTTTGGTGATGATACCGAAGATGAGGATGAAGAGGATGATATTGATTTAGCTGATTTTCCAGTATCAGAGATTGTACCTGGGTTTGGTACAGTCCATCCCTTGGAAGGAATGCGACCTTATCTTTATGAAGAAGAAGCGATCGCAATTTATGTTGCCCTAGAAGGGATTCAGCGATTTGTTCACGATTACCATGAGCAATTAGATGACGAAAACTTACCGAAGATTGGTAAGCGTTACCGCATTCCGGTACCCCTAGAACCAAAATCTACTGTTAGCGTTAAAGTTAACACCCATCCTGACCTAGCTGATGAGTTGTTAGAGATGGCACTTGAGTCGGAGGAAGATGATTTCGATTCAGAGTCGATGACCATACCCTTACGGGATGACCTTGTGCCAAAGGATGCTTTCCTAAAGCTGGGCATGATGTCTTGGGACGCAATAGAATCTATTCGCTCTGGTGTCAAATCCTATCAGTCTCAGAATATCAAAGCAATCGGGGAAGGCATGCCAGTTATTTTGATTCAAACCACCCGACCAAAGGCACAAGTGTTGATAGAGCAGATCGAGACCGCTGGTGGACTCAAAGGGATTTGCTTTAATTCAGGGGAAGATCCCTTTGAAGGCACACGCTACGACCTCGGCATTATCCAAACAGAAAACAGTAGTCTTTATTTGTTAGGAGAGTTTTCTGAAACCGATACCAACCATGCTGCTGCCCGCCAGCAGTGGGAGGAGGGTTGTGAAAATCAGGGATATTGTGGTTTAGTTATTGCCAGAGGTCTAGCAGGAGCATCTCGGGGTAATCCCAAGCCTCGTGACATGATGGCATTGTTTGAAGCGCGATCGCTGTCCACTACAGATTTGGGAATAGCAATCCTCAAGGCAGAACCCTCAATAACTGAGCCACCCTTCTGA
- a CDS encoding SDR family oxidoreductase, producing the protein MNLLVVGATGTLGRQVVRRALDEDHQVRCLVRSPRKASFLKEWGAELVQGDLCVPETLPKALEGITAVIDAATSRPTDSLSIRQVDWEGKVALIQASVAAGVERYVFFSILGSENFPHVPLMEIKHCTELFLAESGLPHTILKPSGFMQGLIGQYAIPILDGQAVWITGETSPIAYMNTQDIAKFGIRALEVPETVNQTFPVVGTRAFSTYEIINLCERLSGKDAKIARLPINFLRGVRRFVRFFQWGWNVADRLAFTEVLVSGKPLDAPMDKVYEVFGLDPKETTTLEEYLQEYFNRIMNKLKEIDYEKAKKKSKKRTPFKSKS; encoded by the coding sequence ATGAACTTGTTGGTCGTCGGTGCAACTGGCACCTTAGGAAGACAGGTGGTTCGTCGTGCACTGGACGAGGATCATCAGGTACGCTGTCTTGTACGCAGTCCACGCAAAGCCTCTTTCCTAAAAGAATGGGGAGCAGAACTAGTACAAGGAGACCTCTGTGTTCCAGAAACCCTGCCAAAAGCTCTGGAAGGGATCACAGCTGTCATTGATGCGGCAACATCGAGACCAACAGATTCTCTGAGCATCAGACAGGTAGACTGGGAAGGGAAAGTTGCCCTAATTCAAGCTTCTGTCGCTGCTGGTGTGGAAAGATATGTCTTTTTCTCAATTCTGGGAAGTGAGAATTTTCCTCATGTCCCACTCATGGAAATAAAGCACTGTACAGAACTATTTCTGGCAGAATCAGGATTGCCACACACAATCTTGAAACCAAGTGGCTTTATGCAAGGCTTAATTGGTCAGTATGCCATCCCGATTTTGGATGGACAGGCGGTTTGGATTACAGGAGAAACCTCTCCCATCGCCTATATGAACACCCAGGATATTGCTAAGTTTGGAATTCGTGCTCTGGAAGTTCCAGAAACAGTAAATCAGACATTCCCGGTTGTGGGAACCAGAGCCTTTAGTACCTACGAAATCATTAATCTGTGTGAGCGGTTGTCCGGTAAAGATGCTAAAATAGCCCGACTCCCAATAAATTTTTTGCGGGGTGTGCGGCGATTCGTGAGATTTTTTCAGTGGGGCTGGAATGTGGCAGATCGGCTTGCCTTTACTGAGGTGCTAGTGAGCGGTAAACCTCTGGATGCACCGATGGATAAGGTATACGAGGTCTTTGGCCTAGACCCCAAGGAAACCACAACTTTGGAAGAATATCTGCAAGAGTACTTTAACCGGATTATGAATAAGCTCAAAGAAATCGATTACGAGAAAGCTAAAAAGAAGTCTAAGAAGAGGACTCCTTTCAAATCTAAATCCTAG
- a CDS encoding PetM family cytochrome b6-f complex subunit 7, which translates to MGTEIFNAAFLSFTLILVGLGLGFLLLKIQGVSE; encoded by the coding sequence ATGGGTACAGAAATTTTTAATGCAGCATTTTTGTCCTTCACCCTGATTCTTGTGGGTTTGGGCTTAGGCTTCTTATTACTCAAAATCCAGGGAGTGTCAGAATAG
- the pdxA gene encoding 4-hydroxythreonine-4-phosphate dehydrogenase PdxA, protein MSLTGKLNSLPRRPRLAVTLGDPAGIGPEVVLKALADSQVTSNCEITVIGSRYLLNAAYTQLRQQGIEDVATLASPETLSIIDIELDDGQQHQITPGVGNAVSGALSFVYLENAIALTQRGEFDGIVTAPIAKSLWKAAGHDYPGQTEVLAQYSGVKQFGMLFVARSSHSSWVLRTLLATTHIPLSQVPNTLTPELMASKLDLLIACLASDFGIKTPRIAISGLNPHSGEQGQLGCEEQDWLIPWLEKERQQRPTITLDGPIPPDTLWVKPGQAWYGNHQQYAHDAHDGYLALYHDQGLIPVKLMAFDRAINTTIGLPFVRTSPDHGTAFDIAGLGIANATSMKAAISLATELVNQRLSNRLAISA, encoded by the coding sequence ATGTCTTTGACAGGAAAACTTAACTCACTACCAAGGCGTCCTCGGTTAGCGGTGACCTTGGGAGATCCAGCAGGCATTGGACCAGAAGTTGTCCTGAAGGCATTGGCAGATTCCCAAGTCACTAGCAATTGTGAGATAACGGTGATTGGCAGTCGGTACCTCTTAAATGCGGCTTATACCCAGCTACGTCAGCAGGGGATTGAAGATGTAGCTACTTTAGCTTCCCCAGAGACATTATCAATAATTGACATTGAGTTGGATGACGGACAACAGCATCAAATCACCCCAGGTGTTGGTAATGCTGTTAGTGGTGCTCTTAGTTTTGTGTATCTCGAAAATGCGATCGCACTCACCCAACGTGGTGAGTTTGATGGTATTGTGACCGCACCCATTGCCAAGTCTCTCTGGAAAGCCGCAGGACATGATTATCCTGGTCAAACTGAAGTGCTAGCCCAGTACTCTGGTGTCAAACAATTTGGGATGCTATTCGTAGCGCGATCGTCCCATAGTAGTTGGGTACTACGTACACTTTTAGCTACCACACATATTCCCTTAAGTCAAGTACCAAATACCTTAACGCCAGAATTGATGGCGAGTAAACTAGACTTACTGATCGCCTGTTTGGCTAGTGATTTTGGCATCAAGACACCTCGAATCGCGATTTCTGGCTTAAATCCTCATAGTGGTGAGCAGGGTCAGCTAGGTTGTGAAGAACAAGATTGGCTGATTCCCTGGCTAGAGAAAGAGCGCCAGCAACGCCCGACTATCACATTAGATGGACCAATACCTCCTGACACGCTTTGGGTAAAACCTGGTCAGGCTTGGTACGGCAACCACCAGCAGTACGCTCATGATGCTCATGATGGTTATTTGGCACTCTATCATGACCAGGGCTTAATTCCTGTCAAACTTATGGCATTTGACCGAGCGATCAATACTACCATCGGTTTACCCTTTGTGCGCACTTCTCCTGATCATGGCACAGCGTTTGATATTGCCGGTCTTGGCATTGCTAACGCTACTAGCATGAAGGCTGCCATTAGCCTGGCTACTGAACTGGTGAACCAGAGGTTGAGTAACCGTTTAGCTATCAGTGCTTAG
- the hemH gene encoding ferrochelatase, translated as MGRVGVLLLNLGGPDQLKDVRPFLFNLFSDPEIIRLPFPWLQKPLAWLISTKRAKISQENYKQIGGGSPLRKITDAQAEALQEHLQTKGQEVSVYVGMRYWHPFTEEAIATIKADGIERLVILPLYPQFSISTSGSSFRLLENLWTEDPDLSKIEHTVIPSWYQQPQYLQAMADLIAQELDKFSNPDQVHIFFSAHGVPISYVTEAGDPYQREIEDCTSLIMKTLNRPNPHTLAYQSRVGPVEWLQPYTEDALQELGANNTQDLLVVPISFVSEHIETLQEIDIEYREIAEESGIKHFERVPALNTHPLFIESLTNLVVEALESPSRELSEVIRPPETVKIYPPERWEWGMTTAAEVWNGRLAMIGFIALLLELISGTGPLHFAGLL; from the coding sequence ATGGGTCGTGTTGGGGTATTATTGCTTAATCTAGGTGGGCCAGATCAGTTAAAGGATGTTCGTCCCTTTCTATTCAACCTGTTTTCTGACCCGGAAATTATTCGCCTGCCTTTTCCGTGGCTGCAAAAACCCCTGGCTTGGCTAATCTCCACTAAGCGTGCTAAGATCTCCCAGGAGAACTACAAGCAAATTGGTGGTGGTTCCCCTCTACGGAAGATTACAGACGCCCAGGCCGAAGCCCTCCAGGAACATTTGCAAACAAAAGGGCAAGAGGTCAGTGTATATGTAGGAATGCGTTACTGGCATCCTTTCACAGAAGAAGCGATCGCAACCATCAAAGCCGATGGGATCGAACGCTTAGTTATTCTACCGCTTTATCCCCAATTTTCCATCAGCACCAGTGGTTCTAGCTTCCGTCTGCTAGAAAATCTGTGGACAGAAGACCCAGACCTGAGCAAGATTGAACACACAGTCATTCCCTCCTGGTACCAGCAGCCACAATACCTCCAAGCCATGGCTGACTTAATTGCTCAGGAACTCGATAAGTTTTCTAATCCCGATCAAGTTCATATCTTCTTCAGTGCTCACGGTGTACCGATCAGCTATGTCACAGAAGCTGGAGACCCCTACCAGCGAGAAATTGAGGATTGCACTTCCTTAATTATGAAAACCCTCAACCGCCCCAATCCCCATACTCTGGCCTATCAAAGTCGGGTTGGTCCGGTAGAATGGCTTCAACCCTATACCGAGGATGCGTTGCAAGAACTCGGAGCTAACAATACTCAAGATTTGCTGGTAGTCCCGATTAGTTTTGTCTCAGAACATATCGAAACCCTCCAAGAAATCGACATCGAGTATCGAGAAATAGCAGAAGAATCAGGGATTAAGCACTTTGAGCGGGTACCAGCCCTCAATACCCATCCCCTATTTATTGAGTCTTTGACCAATTTGGTAGTTGAGGCTCTCGAATCACCCAGCCGTGAACTCTCCGAGGTCATTCGTCCCCCAGAGACAGTCAAAATTTACCCTCCCGAGCGCTGGGAGTGGGGCATGACTACAGCAGCAGAAGTTTGGAATGGTCGTCTGGCTATGATTGGTTTTATTGCTTTACTGTTGGAGTTGATTAGTGGTACTGGACCGCTACATTTTGCTGGGTTGTTGTAA
- the msrP gene encoding protein-methionine-sulfoxide reductase catalytic subunit MsrP encodes MTIIRVPKSWELPEQQVTSETAYSNRRRFLKNLVGASLGTGMLSILGCQASSSASDKALSETLNQPKFKSLATNPAFASVDRPITDEQLAGQYNNFYEFGGSKSIWPAAQNLPTKDWKLEVTGLVKNPQTYDLDDLQTKFPIEERIYRFRCVEAWSMVLPWIGFPMKALMKAVEPTSEAKFVRFTSYYDRKITTGPGIHLGSLPWPYTEGLSVEEMANELAFFAIGIYGHLLPKQHGAPIRMVVPWKYGFKGAKSIVKVEFLANQPATYWNTINSYEYDFDGNVNPDKPHPRWSQATEKFISSGPNLSWDRRPTLLYNGYGEYVGGLYS; translated from the coding sequence ATGACCATCATTCGTGTACCAAAGTCCTGGGAACTGCCAGAGCAACAAGTCACCTCAGAAACGGCTTATTCTAACCGACGTCGCTTTCTCAAAAATTTAGTTGGTGCTAGCCTAGGCACTGGAATGCTCTCAATTCTTGGTTGTCAAGCTTCCTCTTCTGCCTCAGACAAAGCTCTTTCGGAAACCCTAAATCAACCCAAGTTCAAATCCTTAGCAACCAATCCAGCTTTTGCCAGTGTTGACAGACCCATCACTGATGAGCAGCTCGCTGGACAGTACAACAATTTTTATGAGTTTGGCGGCAGTAAATCGATCTGGCCAGCAGCCCAAAATTTACCAACCAAAGACTGGAAGCTAGAGGTGACTGGATTAGTTAAAAATCCCCAAACCTATGACCTGGATGATCTGCAAACTAAATTTCCCATCGAAGAGCGGATCTATCGCTTCCGCTGTGTAGAGGCGTGGTCAATGGTGCTACCCTGGATCGGATTTCCCATGAAAGCGCTGATGAAAGCAGTAGAACCTACTTCAGAGGCTAAATTTGTGCGATTTACCTCCTATTATGACCGCAAAATTACTACTGGTCCAGGTATACACCTTGGTTCCTTACCTTGGCCTTATACGGAAGGTCTAAGTGTTGAGGAAATGGCTAACGAACTAGCATTTTTTGCTATTGGTATTTACGGTCATCTATTACCCAAACAGCATGGTGCTCCTATTCGCATGGTAGTGCCCTGGAAATATGGTTTTAAAGGAGCAAAATCTATAGTCAAAGTCGAGTTTTTAGCTAACCAGCCAGCTACCTATTGGAATACTATCAATTCCTATGAATATGACTTTGATGGAAATGTTAACCCCGATAAGCCTCACCCCAGATGGTCCCAAGCTACAGAAAAATTCATCAGTAGCGGTCCCAACTTATCCTGGGACAGACGACCCACCCTACTTTACAACGGTTATGGGGAATATGTAGGTGGGCTGTATAGTTGA
- a CDS encoding class I SAM-dependent methyltransferase, with protein sequence MATVLRAWSYQYQWLYDSISRIAALSVGGERRFRQLPLQGLTIHSGTKVLDLCCGSGQATQFLVELSEHVTGLDISPLSLERAQRNVPQANYVEGLAEQMPFPDAQFDLVHTSAALHEMTPEVLQQIIQEVHRVLKPGGVFTLVDLHKPTNVLFWPGLAVFMWLFETETAWQLLETDLLKELEQVGFKVCDRSLHAGGSLQVIQVTKA encoded by the coding sequence GTGGCAACAGTTCTTAGAGCTTGGAGTTATCAGTACCAATGGCTGTATGATAGTATTTCTCGGATCGCGGCTTTGAGCGTGGGTGGAGAGAGACGATTCCGCCAGCTACCGTTACAGGGCTTAACAATTCATTCAGGAACCAAAGTGCTAGATCTCTGTTGCGGCAGTGGTCAGGCCACCCAGTTCTTGGTGGAATTGTCTGAGCATGTTACAGGCTTAGATATTTCGCCACTATCCCTAGAGCGAGCACAACGGAATGTTCCCCAAGCCAACTATGTAGAGGGCTTGGCTGAACAGATGCCCTTTCCAGATGCTCAATTTGATCTAGTTCACACCAGTGCAGCACTCCATGAAATGACCCCTGAGGTGTTGCAGCAGATTATTCAGGAGGTTCACCGGGTGCTTAAACCAGGAGGAGTGTTTACCCTAGTGGATTTGCACAAGCCAACTAATGTTTTGTTTTGGCCAGGGTTAGCGGTATTTATGTGGTTGTTTGAGACCGAGACAGCTTGGCAATTACTGGAGACTGACTTGCTCAAGGAGCTTGAGCAAGTGGGGTTTAAGGTATGCGATCGCTCTTTGCACGCAGGTGGTAGTTTACAGGTTATTCAGGTCACGAAAGCTTAA
- a CDS encoding septal ring lytic transglycosylase RlpA family protein yields the protein MTQKSWSCITGSLITTVLGTLLSTDISSAKGFDYTAKDSPDLPLMAGGKSPTIQDADKLSSQQVQMFDVAEFPAQYRTLASLSLPAPELITTDGIPKSEEKIASPDSNLQGNAMLIGYASSLNKSSASAQTWQPLTVPMLASRRRVRWSVRGVASWYGSAFHGRRTASGERFNQYALTAAHRTLQFGTRVKVTNLRNGRSVIVRINDRGPNVRGRMIDLSRGAARIIGLVRSGTGPVHIEILY from the coding sequence ATGACTCAAAAAAGTTGGAGTTGCATCACTGGTTCTTTGATAACAACAGTTTTGGGTACGTTGTTATCAACTGATATTTCATCAGCTAAGGGCTTTGACTACACAGCTAAAGATAGCCCTGACTTACCACTGATGGCAGGGGGGAAATCTCCCACAATTCAAGATGCTGACAAACTTTCAAGTCAACAAGTGCAGATGTTTGATGTTGCCGAGTTTCCAGCTCAATATAGAACTCTTGCTAGTTTAAGCTTACCAGCGCCTGAGCTAATCACTACTGACGGGATTCCAAAGTCAGAAGAGAAAATAGCTTCTCCGGATTCTAATCTCCAAGGAAACGCTATGCTTATCGGCTATGCTTCTTCTCTCAACAAAAGCAGTGCTTCAGCACAGACATGGCAACCACTAACAGTACCAATGCTGGCAAGCCGTCGCCGAGTGCGATGGAGTGTAAGGGGGGTAGCTTCTTGGTATGGTTCAGCTTTTCATGGCAGGCGCACTGCTAGTGGCGAAAGATTCAATCAATATGCTCTGACTGCTGCTCATCGTACCTTGCAGTTTGGCACTAGAGTCAAAGTGACTAATCTCAGAAATGGTCGCTCCGTCATTGTCCGGATTAATGACCGTGGACCAAATGTCAGGGGTCGGATGATTGATTTGTCCAGAGGAGCTGCCAGAATAATTGGATTGGTCAGGTCTGGCACTGGGCCTGTGCATATAGAAATTCTTTATTGA
- the purM gene encoding phosphoribosylformylglycinamidine cyclo-ligase translates to MDYRDAGVDIEAGRGFVNQIRSLVKSTHRSEVLGGLGGFSGCFQLPVGYTEPVLVSGTDGVGTKLKLAQDLNRHDTVGIDLVAMCVNDVLTVGAEPLFFLDYLATGKLNQQQLTQVVAGIAQGCRLAGCALLGGETAEMPGFYELAEYDLAGFCVGIVEKSRMLDGSQVQIGDVAIALASQGVHSNGFSLIRKIVQDSPDNALSWDITPELLAGKSLGEELLTPTQIYVKPVLDARRAGIEIHGMAHITGGGIPENLPRCLGAGQSVQIYPNSWVIPPIFQWLAHTGQVSPQAMFDTYNMGIGFVLIVPQQQVEQTLTSFNSQQVNACKIGEVIPGDGGVVGLVDFAAVVSE, encoded by the coding sequence ATGGATTATCGAGACGCTGGTGTTGATATTGAGGCAGGTCGAGGATTTGTTAACCAAATCCGTAGCCTGGTAAAAAGTACCCACCGTTCGGAAGTATTAGGTGGACTGGGTGGCTTTAGTGGTTGCTTTCAGCTGCCAGTGGGATATACTGAGCCAGTGTTGGTATCTGGAACTGATGGAGTTGGTACTAAACTCAAATTGGCTCAAGACCTTAACCGCCATGACACCGTTGGCATTGATTTGGTAGCCATGTGCGTCAACGATGTCTTGACTGTTGGTGCGGAACCCCTGTTTTTCTTGGATTATTTAGCAACTGGCAAGCTCAATCAACAACAACTGACTCAGGTTGTTGCCGGTATTGCCCAAGGTTGTCGTCTGGCTGGCTGTGCTTTACTAGGAGGGGAAACCGCAGAAATGCCTGGTTTCTACGAACTTGCCGAGTATGACCTAGCCGGATTTTGTGTAGGAATTGTGGAAAAGAGCCGCATGTTGGACGGTTCCCAAGTGCAAATTGGAGATGTGGCAATTGCTTTGGCCAGTCAGGGCGTCCACAGCAATGGTTTTAGTCTGATTCGGAAAATTGTTCAGGATTCCCCAGACAACGCTCTTTCCTGGGATATAACTCCGGAATTGTTAGCTGGTAAAAGCTTAGGGGAGGAATTGTTGACACCAACACAGATTTACGTGAAACCTGTGCTTGATGCTCGTAGGGCTGGTATCGAGATTCACGGTATGGCTCACATTACCGGCGGCGGTATCCCAGAAAACCTCCCTCGTTGCCTGGGTGCTGGACAATCCGTCCAGATTTATCCCAACAGCTGGGTGATTCCACCAATTTTTCAGTGGCTAGCTCACACAGGTCAGGTTAGTCCTCAGGCAATGTTTGATACCTATAATATGGGGATTGGTTTTGTGCTGATTGTTCCTCAACAGCAGGTTGAGCAAACCCTAACATCGTTTAATTCACAGCAGGTAAATGCATGTAAAATTGGTGAAGTAATCCCAGGGGATGGTGGTGTTGTTGGTCTAGTAGACTTCGCGGCAGTTGTTAGCGAATAG